GCTGGCTATGAAGGAAAGGTGAAGATCGCCATGGATGTTGCTGCGTCGGAATTTTACCAAGCTGATACGAAGACCTACGATTTGGACTTTAAAACGCCAAACAATGACAAGTCTTTAGTCAAAACGGGAGCTGAGTTGGTTAACCTCTACATCGATATGGTTAAGAAGTACCCAATTATTTCGATTGAAGATCCATTTGATCAGGACGATTGGGAAAATTACGCCAAGTTGACTGAGGCCATTGGTAAGGACGTCCAAATTGTGGGAGATGATTTACTTGTTACTAACCCTACGAGGATTACCAAAGCTTTGGAGAAGAAGGCCTGCAATGCTTTGTTGCTGAAAGTGAATCAAATAGGTTCCATTACCGAAGCTATTGAGGCTTGCTTACTATCGCAGAAGAACGACTGGGGTGTTATGGTTTCCCACAGATCTGGAGAGACAGAAGATGTTTTTATTGCCGACTTGGTGGTTGCTCTTAGAACCGGACAAATCAAAACTGGTGCTCCTTGCAGAAGTGAGAGGAATGCCAAGTATAACCAGTTGTTAAGGATTGAAGAATCCCTTGGAAGCAATGCCCTTTTCGCTGGAGAGAAATTTAGGCACCAATTAAGTTGAGCGTCCTCCGTACCCGAATGGGGGGTAGCCCCGTCTGGTGTGTGTTTGCCGCCCTCAGTTGGTGCCCCCACCAGTACGTATTGTGCAAAGGGGTAGTGTAGTGGTGCGAAAGAGAAGGTCATGGGAATTGCTAAACGGGAGGAgtggtttttcccccccaagaaGCCATCCTCTTCCTTTCTCTCCCCACTGTCCccacttccccatttcgcaCATTGCGATAGCCCGAAGCTTTTCCGCCGTGCGCATACCTCAGTGTGTCTGCGCTGGCGTCCGTATCAGCGCCTGTATTTTCGTCCCTCCAGTGTGTGCTTCTTATTTATGCGCGTTTATATCAGCTTAGATACCCGCACGCGTCCTCACCCAGGCCTGTTGCGGGCACGCCCGAGCATATATTAACAGGGCCCCCTCGCACGCGAGTCTCCATTTTAGCCATCCACCCATCAGTACATCATCCATTTTAACTAGACGTGTACACGAACTTGTAAAACAGCGGCTCTGAAACGTAGACCTATTGGTCGGTTGGCAAACTTGCCAGGATGGCTCGACAGGAGAGGTGGCACGAAGCGGAGTGAGGCCCGTTTGATCGTCCCCATTTAGTCCCCCGTCGAGTTGACTCGGAATGTCACACAGATAATCTGATCAAGTGTGCGGCAAAAAGGCGCAGCTTCAGGCTGGCATTGAGCGGAACCGCCTCCACCGCGTAAAGGACACTCCTGTGTTACGttgacaaaatttttacgCAATCGTCGCAGCAGAGGTGGTAGCCGCAGCCGAGGCAGTAATCGCCACCTCCATTCGCCGATTGACCCACCATTACGCAAAGCGAATTTTGCCAAAGGTCGAACAAAGAGGAAGTGGCCCTGCCCGTAGTCGCCAGGCAGCGTGTCGAAAAGGAAGCACGCGAGTGTCCcagctttgcaaaaaaaaaaaaaagcagaaccAGTTTATCCAACATACGTTTTGCACGTTTTAAGAAGTTCGCCACTGATTTGTGGACAGCTTGTCGCTAACCTGCTGCCACTTTGCCACTTCACCGCTGCGTGGTGAATTCAGCCGCGCGGGAGAGCTCCGCGTCAGCACGTGTGTACACCCCAGGGgtagggggaagaaaaaaaaaaaaaaaaggaaatccaACCCATgcggaagggggaaaaacaaaacgaacaaaaGCGAAGTGCGGCGGAGGAAGGGAACCCAATTCAACGTAACCCCTAACTCTCACCCCCGCGGTGAGCAAAAGGAATTGCCGCAGCCCAGCCGGCACAAAGTGAACAGCTGTGTTGGAACAAAtggcaaggaaaaaaagaaaaaaaaaaaaataggtttTTACAGAAAGGACGCTCGATCGCACAAGCGAACGGGCGAGAAGGCTGACCCTTTGGAAAAGCTTCTTACATGACTCTTCCTGTTCCCCCTCCACCCCTTCCTTGCggatgttcattttttaaaaaaaagggcaacgCCACGTGCACACTCACCTATACATACACACCCGCGCATGTGATGATCAGCAAACTCTGAAAGTCGGGCAATTCGACGTGACCTTTGCTCttcagtttttcttttctttttttttttctttttgttttgaCCCTTCCCCTCAACGTGATGCGCTACACACTGAAGAATGAAACGTGAAAACGAATCTGTGGTTGTGTACTTGTGtcagcaaaaagaaaaaaaaaaaaaaaattgccaaagtTGAGTTCGTCTATTTCGGTGGAacatgtttctttttttttttttttccatccttttaaccatttttgtgtttccaCAAGGTTGAACTTTGGCATTTTCGCTTTTACGgtttggagttttttttttttttacgcattttaTGTGTTTctcctccgttttggttttttttttttttttttttttttccccccttcactATACCTTTGCGAAGGACAACAACACTCTGCTTTTTACACAAcagaaaaattgttaaactCAATTTAGTTTTTGTGTTCGCCCTTCCCGGTGTCACGTTTGTCCCCATTTGGGTACACCACAGTATTCGCTTCTCCTTGCTTCCCTCCCCGTtacgtctttttttttgggcccCATTTGAaactcccccattttgcggaTCGGCCTTCAGCAGAGGGGAAGCCACATTGATCAGATTGGAAGTGGACCCATCGCTGCTTCCAGAACGTGTTTCGCCAAGGGGAGAAGTAGCCTCGCATCCATAGGTACACCAGCGGGAAGAAGATAAAGGATCAAAGAAAGGGCTGACCCATAGTACAGGCCATTACATGCgatagtataaaaaaataacccacCATGTGCACATCACAGTAACAAATTAGAGACTCCCCcccagaaaaagaaaaaaaatagagtaCAAGAGGCACATTTTAGtggacccctttttttattctccacGTGTCAGTTGGGAGCCGTGCATATACAAACACACATGGTCCTATTGGCCGACTGGGCGAAGGTCCCCATAGGAGCAGCACGACGTGCGAGCGTGTTTttgcacatgcatacacatttttacgcCTGTGTACGCGCCCCGACGCAGTtgccaaaagggagaagcacacaACAATGATGCAGCCAAACATGGAGGACAGGAAAGGCAGCAGCCGAGGAACTGCCCTAGGGAGAAGCGTAAACGGAGCCATAAAGCTCGTGTCAAAGGGTAAGAAGCGCAATCAGCATGGGGAGTTCATGCCGAATGGGTTGAATGTCAGCacgaggaagaagagcaGCAATAGGGGGGTACTCAACGGGGGGGTCGTCAACAGGGGGAGTGCCGCCCCTATCCACGGCGCTAACGATGGCAGCCGGAGAGAGCACTCCGTAAATAACGTTGACCAGTTCGAGCTGCAGTGCCGAGACTACCTAGACGGGGTTCTAAAGATAAGCGAATACGTGAAGCTGCCCAAGAGCATCAACAATGAGGAGGACaagaagaggtggaagaagGCCCAATGCTTACgtaacaaaatgaagcaatACGATCAGCTCacgaggaaaaaattgttccaaAGAAAAAGTGTTAGTAATAAGGCAAAATTCAACAGGGAGAGgtacattatattaaataaaatccCCAGGTATAGGGAGGCCTTTCCTTCCGTCATGGACGACCCGTCAAACAAAATCAAGGAGGACATCATTCGTACGTACCTCAAGACACATGCTGCTTACTTCCTATCGGAGAGTCGAAACGGAAGCAGCCGCAAGTATGAAAATGGTTACAACATGAGTTTTGTGAAGAAGGGGCCCAACAGCTACCTGTGCAGGCACATGAACAAGGACGGGGAGGTGGATGCTTGTATGCGTTACTACTGCGGCTCCCCCCATGGGGGCCAGCACAGGACAGGCGGTACAAGGAACCACTCGAAGGGTACGAAGAAGGATTTGTCTTACAATTTGTGGAAGAAGATCATCCTCGAGGggataaaaaatggcaccaTTGGCGTGGGCGATGTgggcggcgttggcggtaTGAGCGGTGCTTGCGGCATGAGCCGTATGAGCAACGTTCGCGGAGCTCGCAGCGTGAGCGGGCGCGCTCCGAGCAAGTACGACATTTTCGTCAACGGGTCCTACCACAACCTGCGGAGCGTGACTGGCGGGGTGAACGACTCGGGGAAAGCGACCAGAAAAAGCGCCCTGAGTCGAAGCAGCCAagcgaataaaaaattgttaacaaGCACAAACGGTGCCTCCAACAGAATAATCCTACACAAtgacaaaagggaagatgCATATGAATTGAATTCGAGTAGAACGAACGGGAGAATGTCTCCCCCCCATGCGAAGGTTGTTAAAAATTCCTCCACGTACAATTCCTCTGTGGACTCGAAAGAGGCGCGCACACAAGGGGGAGGATCCACCCCAAGCCGCACCCCACACACGACTATATTAAATACCCACAGTCAGCAATCAAAAGGGAACTCCCTCTGTTCGGACGAATCGATGAAGAGACTTATGTACGACAAGTGCAATGTAGAAAGTGAGAAGttcttttacaaaaaagatCGATTTTCTTTACTAGGTCGGATTAAGAAAAACAAAGAGATCGAGGTGAGGCTCGTGTTGAACAAGGTGTAACGCGGGAAAGTGCGCTTCTCAcaagaaggggaaataatATCCCCCTCGATGAGGTAGCCTTGTCCAGAAGACTCAAAACCACTTAACAGATTCGACGcattgaagaagaaaaaaaaaaaaaacatgtttcacctgaacatgtgtgcatttttttttttttttttttttttttctgttcatatTGTGTACTTCCCCCTCGCatggctagccaaaatgtcgAGCTGAGGATTTCCcaattttctcctcccctcgTTTATCCAAAAGATAAGATTTAATGTAACATTGTTGTATGTTTGacttgtgcgtttttttttcttttttttttccgtccaTTGGCCCCTACGTcgttctccattttttagttttttaaaagtaaccGCGTCGCAGTTGTGAAGACAGCTGCTTTGCAAgttcatgtaaaaatttgcactttagtataatttttttaaattaaaaaaaaacaaaggggaaatgTGCCCCGCGGAGGGGAGCCGGGCAGAGCAAAAGTTAGCAGAGCAAAAGTGAGCATAGTAAAGCTCAGCAGAGCAAAGCTAAGCAATGCAACGTGGAttggggaaaacaaaagggggtcCCTTACGGCGCAGCCCCCAGGCGTGTCAGCGAGGTTTCTCCATGTATGTGGTGCAACGGGAGCGAGTCATCGGAAAGGCGCAGTGGAAAGCACACAGAGGTGTGCACTCCGCCGCTTACATTGGCAGTTTAGACGCACAGTTTACACACGCCGCTTACACACGCCGCTTACACACGCCGCTTACGCACGCCGCTTACACATGCAGCTTGCAAACGCCGCTCACACAGGGCGGTCACCTCCCACCGCAGCAACAAagctttataattttgaaaatgaacCGGATGATCAAATTTATAAGTCTTCTGATGAAGGTGAAGGTCAGGCGAATAACGATGTAGAACAGAATTAACGCCGCCACGCACTTCAGCAGCTTGATAAGGATTAGCCTTTTAATTTCATTCGCACTGACGGCATCCTTCCCAGGTCGTAAAGTATGCATATCTGCGGTCCCTGCATTTGCGGGTCCCTCTTTCAACTTTTTAAGTAAATAATTGACAGCGTCAAATATGAAGGTGCCATTTTTAACTATGTCTGTGTGGTTTACAAGGGAAGCACCATCCatgaaatttaatttgtaGTCACttccatcatttttgttaaataagTCAAGGTAGCCTCTTTCTgcattttcacttttgtttgtttgATTTTTGTTAAACTCGTCCGATTCGtcttgccccttttttttcttcttcttctggttATCTTCACTTAATTGCCTGTCATTCCTCGGGGGGTTAACCCCATTTGGGTCGTTTATGTTGATACCTTTCGCGGAAGTGAAGAAGGTCGAGGGGCCCAGACAGACCAACCCGCTTAGGAACaagaacaagaaaaaaagaaaggcgttttttctgatttttttttttttcctttttttctttttgaatCGCTCATCGGGGTGATCTCCGCGACCGCCATGGTGGATCAGCTCGTTTGCGCGTTCCATCTAAGGGGGGGAGTCCTTATCGGTGATGGCGCTGTTAGCGGTATTGGCGATATTGGCGGTTTTGGCTGTATTGACTGTGTTGGCGGTCCTGAGGGTGGTAATGGCGGGGGCGATGAGGAGGGGCGCTTCTCTTCTCTTCCCGGGGTGGCGCTCTCAACCCAGTCTCTACTTAGCCATTGCTGTAGTCGGCACGTTAGTGCATCGGAGCGTCATTAAATATTCTCCTCGGAGAGGCTAACCTGCGACGCGTTTTGTTTTGCGCAAAGTTGCGATTGAAGAAGCGGGGTTGGAGACGCGAAAATGGAGAAACTAAGGGACCGAAACGAAGCTTCAGAAACCAAGTTAGGAGAAAAGACATTCGGGAATTTCACCCTCAGGATTATCACCCACAATATGATgccattaaatttttttttttttttttttgtctactTTGAAGCTATATGCCTTACACGTAGGAACCGCGTGCACACAGCAGGACGCGCGGGGGTCCCGCACGTTGGGCGTTACCCCGTTAAGCGTTCATTTGGTTCGCAGAGAAGGGGGGTTATACCTTTTTCGTAGGAGATCACATGGGAGGCTACGCGAGGGGATACACAGAGGCCTGAATTTCTGCTCACTGTGCGGTGGGTCCTCCTTGGTTCTAATTGAACGAACCAGATGAGAGGGGTCCCCTCGCACTCTCCACAATTTCGCGCAGCCATCAGCGTACAGGGAAAGAGACGATGTTTCCTTTCAAACCTTACGAACCCAATAAGCATATAGCATTGCGCTTTCTGCTATTGGTATAGAGAAGAggcattatttttctttacgcAGGTGCGTCGTCCATGGGGGGATGGGTCCCTCCCGATTGAAGAATTCTTTCGTTTCATTGCAATGAAATGGAAGGAGTTCATCCCAatgtgatatattttatcttttccttttccaatGGTCGCCACctttcttttgcaaaaatgtagtttaccccttttttttcttttcctccttgggGGCCTGTGGGCATTTAAGGGTTTCCCCTCGAAAAATGGCAATCCGGTAAATCACCCCTCTGGCGATgtgccaaacggggggaagaaaaaggaaaacacatCCATCGTCGTTGCTTCAGGGCTGCTTAAATTATGCCTAAACGTGCACCAAAAATTTTCACGCACGGAATAATTCATGCGTGATTCGCAGCATGCATTTTGGGCAGGCGGGGCGCACAAATCGGCGaagcagaaaataaaaaaaaaaaaatgcaacattTAAGTGGGAAAAAGAGCAAATTGCATGAGGACGCTTAGCTAAGCGGATTTATTTAAGCTGAAAGGAATGCCTTCGGAAAAGCGCGAGCATAGCGAGATTTTCCAAACGTTTTATTTCCAACCTTCTGTGGAGGCCGCTGCACAATTTTGCGCGTTCACCTGGGCGGCAGTTTGATTTGACTTTGCCCTGTGGCGAGGCGCGCGTTGAGGGGTTGCCAACGTGGTTATCCCAGTTAGCGGTTGTTATCCCCGCTTAGCAATTGTTACCCCTGTTCTGCGGTTTTCCTGACCAACCCATGATGAGGCGCCAAAATGACGTGAAGGGGGAGAACCTTTTGCAAGAAGCACAAACTGGAAGGAGACTCTCCGCCGAAGTGTCCACATAGTGCAGCGGCCTAGAAGCAGTTAGCAAGGGCTGGGCGGTGGAGCGAGCGTCGTGGGggcaggggggaaaaaaagacccCAGGCAGGGCAACCAATGTACACCACGTCGCGTGCGGGTCATTTCGGTGGAAAGTTGGCGAATTGGTGGATAGTGGCTGGGGGGGTGTCTCGCTAAGGGGAGAGGTGCACACAGTGTGTCATCCCCCTGCAGCGCTTATATTGTGGGACCCCCCACGCTTCCCTGAAGGCAGCGCGACTCCGCCGCaccaccgctccaccgcgCACACTCACAGCCAGCAGCTCACACCACGATGATAAAGCTGGAGGAGGTGTTCACGCTcgaaattttaataaaaattttgagcaAGATTTTCGTGAAGGGGAACTACTGCATAACGAAGGAAGACATCAACACGAAGAACTGCCGAGTGATGATTTTCGAGTCCAAGCTGGAGATgcccaatttgaagaaaaacggAGAGGAAGAATTTATGAACATGCTCTTCTATTTCCacaacaaaaattatttgttctTCATTGTATACTGCCTGAACAAGAAGAATATCGTCTacctaaattttttcaaccccCTACTAAGTGAGAAGGAGAGTATCGAGTCgatcaatttgtttttcattaaCAACTTCTTCCCGCATATCATTTTGGGCCTCAACAATGGAAAGGTCTTTCTATATAACCACGAAGGAATTATCTGCATGCAGAACAAATTTGTAGATAGTAAAATTaagctaatttttttggagCGCCATAAGGAGTACATCCTCTTGGTGTATGAAAACAACACCGTGGTGAACACAAACATTTATTTGATCAAACGAGCGTTGGAAATCAACTCGAAAGTTTTGCCATTCGATTACTGCTTCAccgttaataaaaatatgagcaTAAATCATATCTTTTTAAGGAACGCTAATTATTCTCctgaagtttttaaaaaagatttatATTGCACGTACAGTAGGGACGACCTGACTAGGTACATCAGCGATGCGATTAATTCGCAGCAACCTCAGTTTAATAGAATTGCTAATGCCAATTATGTAATCACGTCCAAGAGTATAACCATTTCTATAAGTTGTCTCATTCGACCGAATCCTTCTAATGACCTTTTaacgaagaaggaaaattttgGTGCATCAGAAAAGCTTAGTTCTAggattaataattttttgaaaaatatgtttacGAAAAAGAGTGACTCCTCTGCTGCGATGGTAGCTGCGTCTGCTTCTTCAGGGGGGACAACTTCTCCAGCGGTAGGACCTTCAGTGGGTTCCCCCTCCACAGCGTTGTCCCTTCCTTCTTCTAGTGCTGCATCTGGCTCCGCTGGGGTGCAGCCCACAGAAGCAAGTGCCATCCCACACCATAGCATGCCCAATACGTATGGAAACACAACGGATAACCTCAACACGCAAGTGGTTCACAGCTTTAACGATGCGAAGAGGCAAATTATTGACATTTGCATTTGCCCTTGGAATCAAAACTTGGTATTGGCGTTAGACAATTTAGGAAGGATCTGCCTCTTTAACATTTGCACGTTGAGCATTTTGCACATGTGGAAGAGTTACCGCTCGGCTTTTATGAGCTTTATTCAGAGGAGGAAGGTGGGCAGTCGTCCTTCGGCTAGCGtgcccaaggggggggccGCCGCCACTGGCACGAACGCAGCTGCGACtgcaaatgcaaatgcaaatgcaaCTACAACTGTTACCGCGAGTGCAACCGCGACTGGCCAGGGCGAAAGCGCAGAGCAGCTGAACGACAAGGCAATTCTGTTTTACCTCAAGAGCAGGAACTTGATCGAAATTTGGGACCTCAAGACGCTGCACAAGGTGTATAGCGTGCGCACCTATGAGGACCCCCAGctcttcaaaatattttttgcagaCCACGACGTGCCGAACAAGATTTACTTCTTCAGCACCAGCCACCACGTCTTCCTCATGAACACCAACTTTGAGTTGTTCCACGTTAAGTGGCCGGCCTGACGCGCCGCGGTGGTGCCAATTGTGGAGGTGTCAATCGCGGTGGTGTCAATCGTAGTGGTGTCAATCGTAGTGGTGTCAATCGCAGTGGTGTCAATCGCAGTGGTGTCAATCGCAGTGGTGTGAGTATTCACTACGCGGAATAatcgctccttttttttttttccccccacccgcttctcccctgcGATGCCTCCCTTAGCCAcaggggggtcctcctcgtcatttttattaacccaTATTGTCGTCCCCGTTATGCTCatcacttcccctttttgttctcACCACCTGTGAAGAGACACCACCGCGACTTTTGTTTAACAGTTTGCCCCTACCTGCGAAGCGTTTACTACGGTGTATATGTCACCCATATGCTGCGCATTTACCGCGTGGGTGCCACCCTTTCGACAACGTTCGGCGGCCGCCCCCTCGTGGCTTGCCCAGATTGCCCATTCCAGTTAGGTAAAAAGGTTTATTAAAGGAAACCTCCCCGCGTGGCCTGTTGGTTCTCATCCGGCGGGGTGCACTGGAGAGGGTCTTCCTTTCGTTCCATCGGAGGGTAAACGCATCTCAATATAggttgtgaaaaaaaaaaaaaaaaaaggaaaaaaaaaaaaagaaaaaaaaaaaaaaggaaaaaaaaaaaaagaaaaaaaaaaaaaagggaaaaaaaaagaaaaaaaaaaaggaaaaaaaaaaaaaggcgatcGGGAGTTCCCTACAGCAGAGTACGTTGCGCCTCcgcacgggggggaaaataaccGCGTGCGGGTGAAAATGTGTacgtgtatatgtatatatgcatttgtGCGCGTACGAACGCACGTCTGTTTGGCTATAAATGCGCAAGCGAGTGCACGCGCTGGTCATTAATTACGAATGGGGTGGGGCGTCAACGCTGCGGGCGCCCTCTTCGCCTGGTCGTCTCTTCATCTCCTCGTCTGCTTCGtctcctcaccgcttcacctctTTACTGCTTCCCTTCCTGGTTCTGGATCAAGCTCTTTAGTGCCTTAGGGGGATGGGCGTGGAGAAGTGGGGCGTGACTGGCACAGATGGCGACGCGGGCTCAGCCACGCTGTGGTGACTGCGCTATGGTAACTGCACCGTGGTGACTACGCATCGGAGGGCAGGGGAAGGAAGCCCCCCTGCATCCGCCCCTCAGGGTTTCCTCTTTCTTTCGTCCTTCCGTTGTACCATGATAGTTTCATTGGTGGTGATGTCCACCTCCGCGTGCTTGGAGTTGTATTTGATGCCGTCCTTCTTCGTGAActtctttttgtaaaaatctTGAATGGGGGGTCCACAGTGCTGGAGCATGTGCTGCGGTGGGTACATTTGCTGTGCGTGGTAGTTGGCGTTCTTGTTGTTTTGGTGGTGGCCACCCTTGGCGCCGCCGAAGTTTTTGCTGTTCCcgcccagggggggaggtccTCCCATGCTGCCGATGCTGGGCAGGCCGCTCATCCCGCCGATGCTGCCAATTCCGCTCATGCCGCTAATCCCGCTAACACCGCCCACCCCGCTCGCCGCGCCATTCCGTGACGCCTTGAGCAGGGACTTGAGCGAATCCAGGACGTTGTTCACCTTGGCGTTTTTAATGCCCTCTGGAATGGAGTTATTATCTGCCAAGTTGTAGGCCACACTGCCGCCGCTATCCCCATGTGTATGGTCGTTATCTAGACGAAGCAGCGAGTTAATAATAGGAGTTATGTTTATGTTTCCTTGTGGGGGGCTGCTGCCCTGATTTTTAAGCGCTTCTTGGTTGGCACTATTAGATGCAGCGAAATGTTCCCCGTTGTGGATCTTCTTTCCTAGGGCGTTACTTGGTGGGTTATTCTTAACGTTGCTTGCACTGTTTTGTAAGAAGGGGTGAGCCGGTCTCCTATTGATGAGGATGCCATCCAGACTAGTGACGTCGTTATTGCTTCTATTAGCGCCATCATTATGGAGGGTGTCTGCCACGAGGTTACCATAAGCCAGGGTGTTCTCCTCCGGGTAGTGCTTATGGTGGGCTCTACTATAATGTTCATTGCTAGTTATATTTGCTAAGTTTGCCAAGTTTACCATATTGGCGATATTCGCTATGTTAGATGCGTTGGCCAGGCTAGACAAATTGGCGACATTCACGTTCGTCATGTTGGCGTTGTTCCCACGGCTTCCGCGACGGGGGAGCTGGAAAGAGGGGGGCTGCTCATTGGTCATTCGGTTTGAATTGCTCGATCGGAAGATGTCCAGGAGGCCTTTCCCCCCATCCCTTGGGTGCAGTTCTTTGTGCCCGCCCACGATGTGGTTAGCCCCTCCAATGTGGTTTGCACTTCCAATATGGTTTGCCCCTCCAATGTGGTTGGCCCCTCCAATGTGGTTAGCCCCTCCAACGTGGCTCCGACTGGCCAAGCTGCTCAGATGGCTCAGGCCCGCGTTGCTGCTTCCAGCGTGCCACGTGCTGTCGAAGGGGTCCTCCGCGTGCGTCCGGTTGTCGGCGTACTCCGAGCCGCTGCGCTCTTTCAGGATGGAAATTTGCTTCATGAGGAGCTCCGCCACGGTGCTGCTTATTTGGGGCTGGTCGGCCTGCGCGCCCAGGGCGCCGTCATCCGCCTTCGCGCCGCCAAAGGAGGcaacgccgccaacaccgccaacaccgccaacgccgctaatACCGCTAATACCGCCCTCGTAGTTCCGGCTGGGCCTGGCCGAGGAGCCGAGGACCCTCGGGCCGCTCTTCCCCTCGGCGCCGTCCACCGCGCCAGCACTATGTCCACTATGCCCATTCACGTAGGTGAGGATGTCCACATGCTCCTCCTGGTTACTCGCATTACTGTTTTTAAACCATCTGGCGAAATTACTTTTGGTGAGGTTCTCCTCATCGTTGTCTTTAAAAATGctataattattttgctCACCGAAATTTGGAttctttgccttttcattgtttttccaaaatttttttatatcgcCCAGGGTAAAAATTTCATTGTTATTTCTCTTGGCATAATGGGAGGGGTGGTCCCAGTATCGGTCTGCTTCACTGgcttggtttttttttttgtctggATGGTCATGTGGACGGAGGTGGTCAAATGGGGTAGACTGCTCCTGAGCGGTGGAGAAGTCGTGCGCGAGTGAGACGTCCCTACCACCACCTAAATCTGCAGCATTGGAAAAATGAAACGCTCTCTTCTCCTTATCGTATTTGTTATtcattcccattttgttgtgAAAGTGGTTCTGGTTAGCCATAAAAAACTCCTGTCCAGTTAGATGCATTTTTCCCTCATTGTCAATGTAGAGGTTATTTTCGGGCAGATGGTATAAACTATTGTccgcatttttaaaagaccTAATGTTAAAGGTACTTGCCATGTGGGGTGTAAATCCTTGGTGGTGCTTACTTCCCTTGTAGTGTTCTTCATTGAAGGAAGCTCTTACTTTAACATAATTTGGGATGATTCCACCTCCATTTGGGTTCATAGATGCGTTTAAGAGACCTCCAAAATTGGAGTGACTAGCGAAATTTACGTGGTTGCCATAGTTGGAGGTATACCCTGGGTTCATCATATGCATGGCATTGTTTGGGGAAAACCTGTCTCGGTTAAACTTGTTCAGGGGCGCCTTGTTATTCTTATTCTCCTTAATAAAGCagtattcatttttggcTTCCTCCGGGTTACCGGCGTGGTCGTCGGCCTTTACTTCCAAAAAgcgcagcagcagcagttcGTACAGGGAGTACCTCAGGCACTTTTGCTTCGGCGCGCGCTCGTTGTAGGTGGCCTCGTCCAGGTCGCCGTCGCCGTCGTTCAGTTCTGCGAGGGGTTCCGCTGCTGGTTCGGTTGCCAGTTCTGCTGATGGTTCTACTGCCGATT
Above is a window of Plasmodium vivax chromosome 8, whole genome shotgun sequence DNA encoding:
- a CDS encoding hypothetical protein, conserved (encoded by transcript PVX_095035A); the encoded protein is MVEATNFIIVDNRSENKSISASCDSVLDKNGNFIFKSYHPLYKLTYKHIYKYKRITCISTDVIFNENGGPYTPLYHYYYEDVSSPCSSRRGGVDAGAQTEAEPVGAAEQAAEPAAESAAESAVEPSAELATEPAAEPLAELNDGDGDLDEATYNERAPKQKCLRYSLYELLLLRFLEVKADDHAGNPEEAKNEYCFIKENKNNKAPLNKFNRDRFSPNNAMHMMNPGYTSNYGNHVNFASHSNFGGLLNASMNPNGGGIIPNYVKVRASFNEEHYKGSKHHQGFTPHMASTFNIRSFKNADNSLYHLPENNLYIDNEGKMHLTGQEFFMANQNHFHNKMGMNNKYDKEKRAFHFSNAADLGGGRDVSLAHDFSTAQEQSTPFDHLRPHDHPDKKKNQASEADRYWDHPSHYAKRNNNEIFTLGDIKKFWKNNEKAKNPNFGEQNNYSIFKDNDEENLTKSNFARWFKNSNASNQEEHVDILTYVNGHSGHSAGAVDGAEGKSGPRVLGSSARPSRNYEGGISGISGVGGVGGVGGVASFGGAKADDGALGAQADQPQISSTVAELLMKQISILKERSGSEYADNRTHAEDPFDSTWHAGSSNAGLSHLSSLASRSHVGGANHIGGANHIGGANHIGSANHIGGANHIVGGHKELHPRDGGKGLLDIFRSSNSNRMTNEQPPSFQLPRRGSRGNNANMTNVNVANLSSLANASNIANIANMVNLANLANITSNEHYSRAHHKHYPEENTLAYGNLVADTLHNDGANRSNNDVTSLDGILINRRPAHPFLQNSASNVKNNPPSNALGKKIHNGEHFAASNSANQEALKNQGSSPPQGNINITPIINSLLRLDNDHTHGDSGGSVAYNLADNNSIPEGIKNAKVNNVLDSLKSLLKASRNGAASGVGGVSGISGMSGIGSIGGMSGLPSIGSMGGPPPLGGNSKNFGGAKGGHHQNNKNANYHAQQMYPPQHMLQHCGPPIQDFYKKKFTKKDGIKYNSKHAEVDITTNETIMVQRKDERKRKP